A single genomic interval of Devosia oryziradicis harbors:
- a CDS encoding class I SAM-dependent RNA methyltransferase, with product MPTTTTITSLGHKGEGVAEIDGRKVFVPLALPGEVVEIEADGERGTLLRVINPAPGRIAPFCPHFGACGGCQLQHMDRASYEAFKIGLVETPLRFAGIEQRVTRFIDAAGDGRRRATLHARHEGAGYMRLRSHQVHDIDACPILVPGLARAPDIARSLMQAIGEADVSFTATLTGLDVAVRTEKKQARADRLAPLAGRFKLARLALNGEMVLQAQAPVIEMGRARVELPIGSFLQATEAAEAALADYVLGAVGKARTVADLFCGIGPFALRLAEQRPVIAFDSDKPAVAALDKAWRFAKGIREVTARPRDLFRDPLTQFELNYEAVVLDPPRAGAEAQVRELAKSKVKTIVMVACDARTFARDAAILVAGGYGVGEIVAVDQFTQSAHVEIAATFRR from the coding sequence ATGCCAACCACCACCACCATCACCAGCCTCGGCCACAAGGGCGAGGGCGTTGCCGAGATCGATGGCCGCAAGGTCTTCGTGCCCCTGGCGCTGCCGGGCGAGGTCGTGGAAATCGAGGCCGATGGCGAGCGCGGCACGCTTTTGCGGGTCATCAACCCGGCGCCCGGTCGCATCGCGCCCTTCTGTCCCCATTTTGGCGCCTGCGGCGGCTGCCAGTTGCAGCACATGGATCGGGCCAGCTACGAGGCCTTCAAGATCGGTCTGGTGGAAACGCCATTGCGTTTTGCCGGCATCGAACAGCGGGTGACACGCTTCATCGATGCCGCCGGCGATGGCCGCCGTCGCGCCACCCTCCATGCGCGCCATGAGGGCGCCGGTTACATGCGGCTGCGCAGCCACCAGGTGCACGATATCGATGCCTGCCCCATTCTGGTACCCGGTCTCGCCCGGGCGCCCGACATCGCCCGATCGCTCATGCAGGCGATCGGGGAAGCCGATGTGAGCTTTACTGCGACCCTGACCGGTCTCGATGTCGCCGTGCGCACCGAAAAGAAGCAGGCGCGCGCTGACCGCCTGGCGCCACTGGCCGGTCGGTTCAAGCTGGCGCGACTGGCCCTCAACGGCGAAATGGTGCTGCAGGCCCAGGCGCCCGTCATCGAAATGGGCCGCGCCCGGGTGGAATTGCCGATCGGCAGCTTTCTCCAGGCCACCGAAGCAGCCGAGGCGGCGCTGGCCGATTATGTTCTGGGCGCGGTGGGCAAGGCCAGGACGGTTGCCGATCTCTTCTGCGGCATCGGCCCCTTCGCGCTCCGGCTGGCCGAGCAAAGGCCTGTCATCGCCTTCGACAGCGATAAACCGGCGGTTGCGGCCCTCGACAAGGCATGGCGCTTCGCCAAGGGCATCCGCGAGGTGACGGCGAGGCCCCGCGACCTCTTCCGCGATCCGCTGACGCAATTCGAACTCAATTACGAGGCCGTGGTGCTCGATCCGCCGCGCGCCGGGGCCGAGGCGCAGGTCCGCGAACTGGCCAAATCCAAGGTCAAGACCATCGTCATGGTCGCCTGCGACGCACGCACTTTCGCCCGCGATGCGGCCATCCTGGTGGCGGGTGGTTATGGCGTGGGCGAAATTGTCGCAGTCGATCAATTCACCCAATCTGCCCATGTCGAAATTGCTGCCACATTTCGCCGGTAG
- a CDS encoding FAD-binding and (Fe-S)-binding domain-containing protein: MQQATIDPKTTQPPAPDRQAAGERVANRLKGKLRGRIHTDPLMTYAWSGDASSYRLVPAVVVFINSEDEVRAVMAAARAEGLPITFRAAGTSLSGQAVTDGVLAVLGDGWRKLDIHPGAEQITLGPAIIVANANKALKPFNRKIGPDPASQATCKIGGVVNNNSSGMCCGVAQNTYHTMARLRIVLTDGTVLDSGDPASCEQFRQHHAGMLAAIAGLHAEVMADAELVALIRRKYRIKNTVGYSLNALVDYHDPLDILIHLMVGSEGTLGFVSEVTYNTVPEHPFKATALVPFPDPQSAGRAIIEMANGGVQVTTGVTAAEYIERRALATVEHLAPMAPLLPWLTGNSPAVLIDVTAPDATTLAAETAKAVDLLARHGAAHVDFSTDEARSHALWDIRKGFFASGGAARPKGTSMLTEDVAAPIERLAEFVTDMRQLLDHHGYEDAIIFGHALAGNLHFQMSDDFSQPGSAEKFDTFSKALSDLVSVQYGGSLKAEHGTGRAIAPFVEAEWGSKAYELMWRIKDLFDPEGLLNPGVLLNADDKIHIKHLKVMPLADELVDLCIECGFCEPACPSHQMTLSPRQRIAVTRERERLRRSGEDPARLRKLDDDFQYAGLDTCAACNLCSLRCPVGIETGTMIIGQRAQRRGATARSVAGFAADHRGAVETMMRGGVALADAARTVIPAPAIEAITDTARRLTGERVPRVSRALRHGPGAPKSAPTARAGRPSIVYFPSCATRMFGAPKTEHGLLDVPDAMLALLERAGFDVVMPDHLAGRCCGQPFQSKGFPEQAATVGGELKRELSALSDAGRLSVVTDASTCAKHLREFPGDAPVLDSSQFLMAQLLPRLTITRKLPVVAVHHNCSAQRLAEQPMTETIARACADQVAVLSSVTCCGYAGDKGLFFPELNAHATRFAKGDIPGGCTLGVSTVSTCASGLSEHAGIPFVGLASLLEWASRP; this comes from the coding sequence ATGCAGCAAGCCACCATCGATCCCAAGACCACCCAGCCGCCGGCCCCTGACCGGCAAGCGGCGGGCGAACGCGTTGCGAACAGGCTCAAGGGCAAGCTGCGCGGCCGCATCCACACCGATCCGCTGATGACCTATGCCTGGAGCGGCGATGCCAGCTCCTACCGGTTGGTTCCCGCCGTAGTAGTCTTCATCAACTCGGAGGACGAGGTCCGCGCCGTCATGGCCGCCGCCCGCGCCGAGGGACTGCCCATCACCTTCCGCGCGGCGGGAACGTCGCTCTCCGGCCAGGCCGTGACCGATGGCGTGCTGGCCGTATTGGGCGATGGCTGGCGCAAGCTCGATATCCATCCGGGTGCCGAGCAGATCACGCTGGGGCCGGCCATCATCGTGGCCAATGCCAACAAGGCGCTCAAGCCCTTCAACCGGAAGATCGGGCCCGATCCGGCGTCGCAGGCCACCTGCAAGATCGGCGGGGTGGTCAACAACAACTCATCCGGCATGTGCTGCGGCGTTGCGCAGAACACCTACCATACGATGGCGCGGCTGAGGATCGTGCTGACCGACGGCACCGTGCTCGATTCCGGCGACCCGGCAAGTTGCGAGCAATTTCGCCAGCATCATGCCGGCATGCTTGCGGCAATTGCCGGTCTGCACGCCGAGGTCATGGCCGATGCCGAACTCGTTGCCCTGATCCGCCGGAAGTACCGGATCAAGAACACCGTCGGCTATTCACTCAATGCTCTGGTCGACTACCACGACCCGCTCGATATCCTTATCCACCTCATGGTGGGTTCGGAGGGCACGCTCGGCTTCGTGTCCGAGGTGACCTACAACACCGTGCCCGAGCATCCCTTCAAGGCCACCGCGCTCGTGCCTTTCCCCGATCCGCAATCGGCCGGCCGGGCCATCATCGAGATGGCCAATGGCGGCGTACAGGTGACGACCGGGGTCACCGCCGCCGAATATATCGAGCGCCGGGCGCTGGCGACGGTCGAGCACCTGGCCCCCATGGCGCCGCTGCTGCCCTGGCTGACCGGCAATTCGCCCGCCGTGCTGATCGACGTGACCGCGCCTGACGCGACGACGCTGGCGGCCGAAACGGCCAAGGCGGTGGACCTGCTGGCCCGACATGGCGCGGCCCATGTCGACTTTTCCACCGACGAAGCCCGCAGCCATGCGCTGTGGGATATTCGCAAGGGCTTTTTCGCCTCCGGCGGCGCGGCGCGGCCCAAGGGTACCTCGATGCTCACCGAGGACGTGGCGGCCCCGATCGAACGGCTGGCCGAATTCGTCACCGACATGCGCCAACTGCTCGACCATCACGGCTACGAGGACGCCATCATTTTCGGCCACGCGCTGGCGGGCAACCTCCATTTCCAGATGAGCGACGACTTCTCCCAGCCCGGTTCGGCGGAGAAGTTCGATACCTTTTCCAAGGCGCTGAGCGACCTGGTTTCGGTGCAGTATGGCGGCTCGCTCAAGGCCGAGCACGGTACCGGCCGCGCCATCGCACCGTTCGTCGAGGCCGAGTGGGGCAGCAAGGCCTATGAATTGATGTGGCGCATCAAGGACCTCTTTGATCCCGAAGGCCTGCTCAATCCCGGCGTGCTGCTCAACGCCGACGACAAGATCCACATCAAGCATCTCAAGGTCATGCCGCTGGCCGACGAGCTGGTCGATCTGTGCATCGAATGCGGCTTCTGCGAGCCGGCCTGCCCCAGCCACCAAATGACGCTGTCACCGCGCCAGCGCATCGCCGTAACCAGGGAGCGCGAACGGCTGCGCCGCAGCGGGGAGGACCCGGCGCGGCTCAGGAAGCTGGACGATGACTTCCAATATGCCGGCCTCGACACCTGCGCGGCCTGCAACCTCTGCTCGCTGCGTTGCCCCGTCGGCATCGAGACCGGCACGATGATTATCGGCCAGCGCGCCCAACGCCGCGGCGCTACGGCCCGTTCGGTTGCCGGTTTCGCCGCCGATCACCGCGGTGCCGTTGAAACAATGATGCGCGGTGGCGTGGCGCTGGCCGATGCCGCGCGAACGGTCATCCCCGCGCCCGCGATCGAAGCGATCACCGACACGGCCCGCCGGCTGACCGGCGAGCGGGTGCCGCGGGTGTCGCGCGCCCTCCGTCACGGGCCGGGCGCGCCCAAATCCGCGCCGACCGCCCGGGCAGGGCGACCGTCCATCGTCTATTTCCCCAGCTGCGCCACCCGCATGTTCGGCGCACCCAAGACCGAGCACGGCCTGCTTGATGTGCCCGATGCCATGCTGGCTTTGCTCGAGCGGGCCGGCTTCGACGTTGTTATGCCGGACCATCTGGCCGGCCGGTGCTGCGGCCAGCCGTTCCAGTCCAAGGGCTTCCCCGAACAGGCAGCGACCGTCGGTGGCGAGCTCAAGCGCGAGCTCTCGGCCCTATCCGATGCCGGACGCCTCAGCGTCGTCACCGACGCCTCCACCTGCGCCAAGCACCTGCGCGAATTTCCCGGTGACGCTCCCGTTCTCGATTCCAGCCAGTTCCTGATGGCCCAGTTGCTGCCGCGGCTGACCATTACGCGCAAACTGCCCGTCGTCGCGGTGCATCACAACTGCTCGGCCCAGCGCCTCGCCGAACAGCCGATGACCGAGACAATCGCCCGCGCCTGCGCCGACCAGGTCGCCGTGCTGAGCTCTGTGACCTGCTGCGGCTATGCCGGCGACAAGGGCCTGTTCTTCCCCGAGCTCAATGCCCACGCGACCCGCTTTGCCAAGGGGGACATTCCGGGGGGCTGCACGCTGGGCGTATCGACCGTCTCGACCTGTGCCTCAGGCCTGTCGGAACATGCCGGCATTCCCTTTGTCGGATTGGCGAGTTTGCTGGAATGGGCGAGCCGGCCTTAG
- a CDS encoding PadR family transcriptional regulator produces MSGYWRNGEPNWRRMEAMARRGWGRFASGIESGEGWGNMGGNFRIGRMLASGDLRLVALYLIEQQPRHGYDLIKAIEEKSAGFYTPSPGIVYPALTFLEEAGYVTSQADGNKKLYTITDEGRAHLSDNREAIESTLAFLAKAGEQMNRFREFAKADWPFGRGEDGQGPDFGNRPPHRGHGPGWGPGPDADRDLKDVVPELNDARRELKAAIKKARRASEDQQRHAAEILKRAAAEIEALGEDDIDI; encoded by the coding sequence ATGAGTGGATATTGGAGGAATGGCGAACCCAATTGGCGCCGCATGGAGGCCATGGCACGTCGCGGCTGGGGGCGGTTTGCTTCCGGCATCGAGAGCGGCGAAGGCTGGGGCAATATGGGCGGCAATTTCCGCATCGGCCGCATGCTTGCCTCCGGCGACCTGCGCCTCGTCGCCCTCTATCTGATCGAGCAGCAGCCGCGGCACGGCTATGACCTGATCAAGGCCATCGAGGAGAAATCGGCCGGCTTCTATACGCCCAGCCCCGGCATCGTCTATCCGGCGCTCACCTTCCTTGAAGAGGCCGGCTATGTCACGTCGCAGGCCGATGGCAACAAGAAGCTCTATACCATCACCGATGAGGGCAGGGCGCACCTCAGCGACAACCGCGAGGCCATCGAGTCGACCCTGGCCTTCCTGGCCAAGGCTGGCGAGCAGATGAACCGCTTCCGCGAATTCGCCAAGGCCGACTGGCCGTTTGGCCGCGGCGAGGACGGGCAGGGGCCCGATTTCGGCAATCGCCCGCCCCATCGCGGCCATGGTCCGGGCTGGGGTCCTGGTCCGGACGCCGATCGCGATCTCAAGGATGTCGTGCCCGAACTCAACGACGCCCGCCGCGAGCTCAAGGCCGCCATCAAGAAGGCGCGCCGTGCTTCCGAGGACCAGCAGCGCCACGCCGCCGAAATCCTCAAGCGCGCCGCCGCCGAGATCGAGGCGCTTGGCGAGGACGACATCGATATCTGA
- a CDS encoding complex I NDUFA9 subunit family protein, producing MDTIAPKLVTIFGGSGFVGTQIVQLLAKRGHRIRVAVRRPDLAGHTRMFGSVGQIVPIQANVRNVASVRRAIAGADIVINLAGVGHSRGAQTFQAVHVDGAGNIATAAKAAGVSTLLHMSALGVDQAAEVSQYAKSKLLGEEAVLKAFPNAIIMRPSLLFGQGDGFFNLMGALSRMLPVMPLIGGATRFQPAFVGDVAEAFAKAAEGQVKPGRIYELGGPQIETHKDLLARIQREAGRNRLMLPLPSGIAKLLALPFAILPMPPLLTGDQVELLGVDNVVSDAAIKDKRTFAAFGITPTAMDAILPTYMYRYRKHGQFDRDNAPSPVL from the coding sequence ATGGACACGATCGCCCCCAAACTCGTCACGATTTTCGGCGGTTCGGGCTTTGTCGGCACCCAGATCGTCCAGCTTCTGGCCAAGCGCGGCCACCGCATTCGCGTCGCGGTGCGCCGCCCCGATCTGGCTGGACACACCAGGATGTTCGGCAGCGTCGGCCAGATCGTGCCGATCCAGGCCAATGTGCGCAACGTCGCCTCCGTGCGTCGCGCCATTGCCGGCGCCGATATCGTGATCAACCTCGCTGGCGTCGGCCATTCGCGCGGCGCCCAGACCTTCCAGGCCGTGCATGTCGATGGAGCCGGTAATATCGCCACCGCCGCCAAGGCCGCGGGCGTTTCGACCCTGTTGCATATGTCCGCGCTCGGCGTCGACCAGGCCGCCGAGGTCAGCCAATACGCCAAGAGCAAGCTCCTGGGCGAGGAAGCCGTGCTCAAGGCGTTCCCCAATGCCATCATCATGCGCCCCTCGCTCCTGTTCGGCCAGGGCGACGGCTTCTTCAACCTGATGGGCGCCCTCTCGCGCATGCTGCCCGTGATGCCCCTGATCGGTGGCGCCACCCGCTTCCAGCCTGCATTCGTTGGCGATGTCGCCGAGGCATTTGCCAAGGCCGCCGAGGGCCAGGTCAAGCCGGGCCGCATCTATGAACTGGGTGGTCCGCAGATCGAGACCCATAAGGACCTGCTGGCCCGCATCCAGCGCGAAGCGGGCCGCAACCGGCTGATGCTGCCCCTGCCATCGGGCATCGCCAAGCTCCTGGCGCTGCCCTTTGCCATCCTGCCCATGCCGCCGCTGCTGACCGGCGACCAGGTCGAGCTGCTGGGTGTCGACAATGTCGTTTCCGATGCCGCCATCAAGGACAAGCGGACCTTCGCGGCCTTCGGCATCACGCCGACCGCCATGGATGCCATCCTGCCCACCTATATGTATCGCTACCGCAAGCACGGCCAGTTCGACCGCGATAACGCGCCGTCGCCCGTTCTCTAG
- a CDS encoding GFA family protein gives MADKQTYRGQCHCGAVRYTATTDMSTLGDCNCSRCRRLGWVMQSLPAADFTLESGEDNLSVYHFSTETIDHLFCKTCGIESFSRGSDGKGNEMVMINVNCLEPPMQVDRNAIKHWDGANW, from the coding sequence ATGGCTGACAAGCAAACCTATCGCGGCCAATGCCATTGCGGCGCCGTACGCTATACCGCGACCACCGACATGAGCACGCTGGGCGACTGCAACTGCTCGCGCTGCCGGCGCCTGGGCTGGGTGATGCAATCGCTGCCGGCGGCCGACTTCACGCTCGAAAGCGGCGAGGACAATCTGAGCGTCTACCACTTCAGCACCGAGACGATCGATCACCTGTTCTGCAAGACCTGCGGCATCGAGTCGTTTTCCCGCGGCAGCGATGGCAAGGGCAACGAGATGGTGATGATCAACGTCAACTGCCTCGAGCCACCCATGCAGGTCGATCGCAACGCCATCAAACACTGGGATGGGGCTAACTGGTAA
- the metK gene encoding methionine adenosyltransferase, whose product MARSSYLFTSESVSEGHPDKVCDRISDEIVDLVFREAKKTGMDPSQVRIACETLATTNRVVIAGEVRVPESLLKKGKDGKVLLDAAGHPVVNPSKFKSTARKAIRAIGYEQAGFHWKTVKIDVLLHGQSADIAQGVDATGNKDVGAGDQGIMFGYASRETPELLPAPIYYAHKILDTLTTARKANNGPAGKLGPDAKSQVTVRYEEGKPVGVTQIVLSTQHLDESLTSADVRRIVEPYIREALPEGWIGKDTVWHVNPTGKFVVGGPDGDAGLTGRKIIVDTYGGAAPHGGGAFSGKDPTKVDRSAAYAARYLAKNVVAAGLADRATIQLSYAIGVAQPLSIYVDLHGTGKVEESVVETALAKVMDLTPRGIRTHLDLNKPIYARTSAYGHFGRKPGRDGSFSWEKTDLVGALKAAVK is encoded by the coding sequence TTGGCACGGTCTTCCTATCTTTTCACCTCCGAATCCGTCTCCGAAGGGCATCCGGACAAGGTTTGCGACCGGATTTCGGACGAAATCGTCGACCTGGTATTCCGCGAAGCCAAGAAGACCGGCATGGACCCCTCCCAGGTCCGCATTGCCTGCGAGACGCTGGCGACCACTAACCGCGTCGTGATTGCGGGGGAGGTGCGTGTTCCCGAATCCCTGCTCAAGAAGGGCAAGGACGGCAAGGTGCTGCTCGATGCCGCCGGCCACCCGGTGGTCAATCCGTCCAAGTTCAAGTCCACCGCCCGCAAGGCCATCCGCGCCATCGGCTATGAGCAGGCCGGCTTCCACTGGAAGACCGTCAAGATCGACGTGCTGCTGCATGGCCAGTCGGCCGATATCGCCCAGGGTGTGGATGCGACCGGCAACAAGGATGTCGGCGCGGGCGACCAGGGCATCATGTTCGGCTATGCCAGCCGCGAGACGCCCGAGCTGCTGCCGGCGCCGATCTATTACGCCCACAAGATCCTCGATACGCTGACGACGGCGCGCAAGGCCAATAACGGCCCGGCCGGCAAGCTGGGGCCCGATGCCAAGAGCCAGGTCACCGTGCGCTACGAGGAGGGCAAGCCGGTCGGCGTCACCCAGATCGTGCTCTCGACCCAGCACCTGGACGAGAGCCTCACCTCGGCCGATGTCCGCCGCATCGTCGAGCCCTATATCCGCGAAGCGCTGCCCGAGGGCTGGATCGGCAAGGATACGGTCTGGCACGTCAATCCGACCGGCAAGTTCGTGGTCGGCGGCCCCGACGGCGACGCGGGGCTGACGGGCCGCAAGATCATCGTCGACACATATGGCGGCGCCGCGCCGCATGGCGGCGGCGCGTTCTCGGGCAAGGACCCGACCAAGGTCGACCGTTCGGCGGCCTATGCCGCACGATATCTGGCCAAGAACGTGGTTGCGGCTGGCCTTGCCGATCGCGCCACCATCCAGCTCAGCTACGCCATCGGCGTTGCGCAGCCGCTCTCGATCTATGTTGACCTGCACGGCACGGGCAAGGTCGAGGAATCGGTGGTCGAGACCGCCCTGGCCAAGGTGATGGACCTGACGCCACGGGGCATCCGCACGCATCTCGATCTTAACAAGCCCATCTATGCCCGTACGTCGGCCTATGGCCATTTCGGCCGCAAGCCCGGTCGCGACGGCAGCTTCAGCTGGGAAAAGACCGATCTCGTCGGTGCGCTGAAGGCCGCGGTGAAGTAA
- the trmB gene encoding tRNA (guanosine(46)-N7)-methyltransferase TrmB has product MTKPDHQLPKTRSGEPRAFFGRRSGKRLHDGQQAVFDATLPALEIKLEGQLDPRSLFPDAGRIIIEIGYGGGEHLALEAGRNPDTGYIGCEVFTGGIGKMVQTIAAQGLGNIRLFTDDAFKLLVQLPDASVDEVYLLYPDPWPKTRHHKRRFVSPTTLAELARVIRPGGAFHFATDIEDYANWTLAHIVRAPQFSFAPKSPGSWHQPYPGWEATRYEQKARREGRLVSFYFSFTRV; this is encoded by the coding sequence ATGACCAAGCCAGACCACCAGCTGCCCAAGACCCGTTCTGGCGAGCCGCGCGCCTTCTTTGGACGGCGCTCGGGCAAGCGGCTGCATGACGGCCAGCAGGCCGTGTTCGATGCCACCCTGCCCGCGCTGGAGATCAAGCTGGAGGGCCAGCTCGACCCGCGCAGCCTTTTTCCCGATGCCGGGCGCATCATCATCGAGATCGGCTATGGCGGGGGCGAGCACCTGGCCCTGGAGGCCGGACGAAACCCCGATACGGGCTATATCGGTTGCGAGGTCTTTACTGGCGGCATCGGCAAGATGGTGCAGACCATCGCGGCCCAGGGGCTGGGCAATATAAGACTTTTCACCGACGACGCGTTCAAGCTCCTGGTACAGCTGCCCGACGCCTCGGTCGACGAGGTCTACCTGCTCTATCCCGATCCCTGGCCCAAGACGCGCCACCACAAGCGCCGGTTCGTTTCGCCGACCACGCTGGCCGAACTGGCGCGGGTCATCCGGCCGGGTGGCGCGTTCCACTTCGCCACCGATATCGAGGACTATGCCAACTGGACGCTGGCCCATATCGTCAGGGCGCCACAATTCAGCTTCGCGCCAAAGAGCCCTGGCAGCTGGCACCAGCCCTATCCGGGCTGGGAAGCCACGCGCTACGAACAGAAGGCCCGGCGCGAAGGGCGGCTGGTCAGCTTTTATTTCAGCTTCACGCGGGTTTAG
- a CDS encoding winged helix-turn-helix transcriptional regulator, which produces MSRQSTTNPHDNDVLMSRPGKWTLTIITMLRVEPRRFNDLKRAGGISQKTLTLTLRELERDGFVTRTMFATIPPRVDYELTALGRELLELADSLKSFADRNGALIQEARARFDASGGEPVIKLVHSL; this is translated from the coding sequence ATGTCGCGTCAGTCCACGACCAATCCACACGACAACGACGTGTTGATGTCGAGACCGGGCAAGTGGACGCTGACCATCATCACCATGCTGCGGGTCGAGCCGCGGCGCTTCAACGACCTGAAGCGCGCCGGTGGGATTTCGCAGAAGACGCTGACGCTGACCTTGCGCGAACTGGAGCGCGACGGCTTCGTCACCCGCACCATGTTCGCGACGATTCCACCGCGGGTGGATTACGAACTGACGGCGCTCGGCCGTGAATTGCTGGAATTGGCGGACAGCCTGAAGAGCTTTGCCGACCGCAATGGCGCCTTGATCCAGGAGGCCCGGGCGCGGTTCGATGCCAGCGGCGGCGAGCCTGTCATCAAGCTGGTGCACTCGCTGTGA